One part of the Salvia hispanica cultivar TCC Black 2014 unplaced genomic scaffold, UniMelb_Shisp_WGS_1.0 HiC_scaffold_905, whole genome shotgun sequence genome encodes these proteins:
- the LOC125200320 gene encoding zinc finger CCCH domain-containing protein 39-like, translating to MLSQDLTNRHRMVLTRLRSAAKQAQTLRQENVNLKMANLDLNNRLNLPQPAAAFSGVAADPLPGIWKKGVRGAKGGNPKGKNRGMFKTCNKWQQTGACPYGANCQFAHGIAELRPVLRHPRYKTEVCRMVLNGVPCPYGHRCHFRHTLTEEEELVRAMNTSTLQPMNYR from the exons ATGCTGAGTCAGGACCTGACGAACCGCCACCGCATGGTGCTGACGCGCCTCCGCAGCGCGGCGAAGCAGGCGCAGACGCTCCGGCAGGAGAACGTCAATCTGAAAATGGCAAACCTCGATTTGAACAATCGGTTGAATCTTCCCCAACCTGCCGCCGCCTTTTCGGGTGTGGCCGCCGATCCTCTTCCCGG GATATGGAAAAAGGGGGTAAGGGGAGCAAAGGGGGGGAACCCGAAGGGGAAAAACAGGGGGATGTTCAAGACGTGCAACAAATGGCAACAGACCGGAGCCTGCCCTTACGGAGCTAACTGCCAGTTTGCTCATGGCATTGCTGAACTCCGACCAGTCCTCCGCCACCCTCGTTACAAGACTGAGGTCTGCCGCATGGTCTTGAACGGCGTCCCTTGCCCCTACGGCCATCGCTGCCACTTCCGCCACACTCTCaccgaggaggaggagctCGTGAGGGCCATGAATACCAGCACTCTTCAACCTATGAACTACCGGTAA